A region from the Afifella aestuarii genome encodes:
- a CDS encoding DUF1134 domain-containing protein → MPIARLLAAGALAVQIAVAPAAFATQAGAVQPASAQAGEPGSLNYTAAEVVEAGHHVFGAASGGLATLVEKAIQRYGLPNGYIIGQEGSGALIGGLRYGEGTIYTKLAPPSHIFWQGPSVGWDFGGDGNRTMMLVYNLPSYNSIYQRFAGVNGSAYMVGGLGMTVLSHTGVHDPIYVVPIRTGVGARLGVNLGYLKFTSRPTWNPF, encoded by the coding sequence ATGCCCATAGCCAGACTTCTTGCCGCCGGCGCGCTGGCAGTCCAGATCGCGGTCGCTCCGGCCGCCTTCGCCACTCAGGCGGGTGCGGTCCAGCCGGCTTCGGCCCAGGCCGGTGAACCCGGTAGCCTCAACTACACGGCGGCGGAGGTCGTCGAAGCGGGCCATCACGTCTTTGGAGCCGCATCCGGGGGCTTGGCCACGCTCGTGGAAAAGGCCATCCAGCGTTACGGCCTTCCCAACGGCTACATCATCGGCCAGGAGGGCTCCGGCGCCCTCATCGGCGGCCTGCGCTACGGCGAAGGCACGATTTATACCAAGCTCGCACCGCCCAGCCACATCTTCTGGCAGGGCCCTTCGGTCGGGTGGGATTTCGGCGGCGATGGCAATCGCACGATGATGCTCGTCTACAACCTGCCGAGCTACAATTCCATCTACCAGCGCTTCGCTGGCGTGAACGGTTCCGCTTATATGGTCGGCGGTCTCGGCATGACCGTGCTCTCGCATACCGGCGTGCACGACCCGATCTATGTCGTGCCGATCCGCACCGGCGTCGGTGCCCGGCTGGGCGTCAATCTCGGCTATCTCAAGTTCACCTCCAGGCCGACCTGGAATCCGTTCTGA
- the chpT gene encoding histidine phosphotransferase ChpT, translating into MTSLKIAPVDLAALIASRVCHDVISPVGAIANGLEVLDEETDPSMRDFAMDLIRKSARQASVKLQFSRLAFGASGGAGAQIDMADAGRCAGEFLEREKANLDWRVDAQMLPKAEAKILLNLLLLGANTIARGGTLTVGATQGENGVTISVVAAGDRARLSESVRTVLLSGEVPEQLDAHSVQPLYAVMLAEEVGLGFEIAEEEGKVSFLARPKA; encoded by the coding sequence ATGACCAGCCTTAAAATCGCGCCAGTCGACCTTGCCGCCTTGATCGCGAGCCGGGTCTGTCATGACGTCATCAGCCCTGTCGGCGCCATTGCCAACGGACTCGAAGTCCTCGATGAGGAAACCGATCCGAGCATGCGCGACTTCGCGATGGATCTCATTCGCAAGAGTGCCCGTCAGGCCTCTGTGAAATTGCAGTTCTCGCGTTTGGCCTTCGGCGCGTCCGGCGGGGCGGGCGCGCAGATCGATATGGCCGATGCAGGTCGGTGTGCGGGCGAGTTTCTGGAGCGCGAGAAGGCCAATCTCGACTGGCGGGTCGACGCGCAGATGCTGCCGAAAGCAGAGGCGAAGATCCTGCTCAACCTCCTGCTTCTCGGTGCCAACACGATCGCCCGGGGCGGCACTCTGACGGTCGGCGCCACGCAGGGCGAGAACGGGGTGACGATCAGCGTGGTGGCTGCCGGCGACCGCGCGCGCCTTTCCGAGAGCGTCCGCACGGTGCTTCTTTCGGGCGAAGTCCCAGAACAGCTGGATGCGCATTCGGTCCAGCCGCTTTATGCGGTCATGCTCGCCGAAGAGGTCGGCCTCGGCTTCGAGATCGCCGAAGAGGAAGGGAAGGTCTCTTTCCTCGCCCGCCCGAAAGCCTGA
- the ctrA gene encoding response regulator transcription factor CtrA translates to MRVLLIEDDSATAQSIELMLKSESFNVYTTDLGEEGVDLGKLYDYDIILLDLNLPDMTGYDVLKQLRVAKVKTPILILSGLGGIEDKVRGLGFGADDYMTKPFHKDELVARINAVVRRSKGHAESVIQTGNLRVNLDTKTVEVAGQRVHLTGKEYQMLELLSLRKGTTLTKEMFLNHLYGGMDEPELKIIDVFICKLRKKLAAATDGENYIETVWGRGYVLREPDQEEFRESA, encoded by the coding sequence ATGCGTGTTCTTCTGATCGAGGACGACAGCGCCACCGCACAGTCGATCGAATTGATGCTGAAGTCGGAAAGCTTCAACGTCTATACGACCGACCTCGGTGAGGAAGGTGTCGACCTCGGCAAGCTCTACGACTACGACATTATCCTTCTCGACCTCAACTTGCCGGATATGACCGGCTACGATGTCTTGAAGCAGCTGCGTGTCGCCAAGGTGAAGACGCCGATCCTGATCCTTTCAGGCTTGGGCGGCATCGAAGACAAGGTCCGTGGCCTGGGCTTCGGCGCCGACGATTATATGACCAAGCCCTTCCACAAGGATGAGCTGGTCGCGCGCATCAACGCGGTCGTCCGTCGCTCCAAAGGACATGCGGAATCGGTCATCCAGACCGGCAATCTCCGGGTCAACCTCGACACCAAAACCGTCGAAGTGGCCGGCCAGCGCGTGCATCTGACCGGCAAGGAGTACCAGATGCTGGAGCTCCTCTCCCTCAGAAAGGGCACGACGCTGACGAAGGAGATGTTCCTCAACCATCTCTACGGCGGCATGGACGAGCCTGAGCTCAAAATCATCGACGTGTTCATCTGCAAGCTCAGAAAGAAGCTCGCGGCTGCGACCGACGGCGAGAATTATATCGAGACGGTCTGGGGTCGCGGCTACGTGCTGCGCGAGCCCGATCAGGAAGAGTTCCGCGAAAGCGCCTGA
- a CDS encoding flagellar export protein FliJ: MERVDPRGWGVLSMKSRDASIRQKRFKVEDCERRLGQIDAMIEEFSRMAADLEHEIAAEKRRTGIEDEKHFAYSTFARAAGQRRENLLASVDDLNRQREAAQAALETARAELQREEGRLGRENPGTAPSGHGRLAS, from the coding sequence GTGGAGCGGGTGGACCCTCGGGGCTGGGGAGTATTGAGTATGAAGTCGCGAGACGCATCCATCCGGCAAAAACGCTTTAAAGTTGAAGATTGCGAGCGGCGGCTCGGCCAGATCGACGCCATGATCGAAGAATTCAGCCGGATGGCGGCCGATCTAGAACACGAGATAGCGGCTGAAAAGCGGCGGACGGGGATCGAAGACGAAAAGCATTTCGCCTATTCGACCTTCGCACGTGCGGCCGGCCAGAGGCGCGAGAACCTGCTCGCTTCGGTTGATGATTTGAACCGGCAGCGCGAAGCCGCCCAGGCGGCGCTCGAAACCGCGCGCGCCGAGCTTCAGCGCGAAGAAGGGCGGCTCGGCCGGGAAAACCCCGGGACAGCTCCGTCCGGCCACGGTCGTCTGGCAAGCTGA
- a CDS encoding aminotransferase class IV: MATGTHEYEDDPRNAEILISVNGELLPRDKAVVSVFDSGFILGDGVWEGLRVTDGGIAFLDEHLDRLFEGAAALDMDIGLDRAGLTARVMECLAANDMRDGVHVRLMITRGVKRTPYQDPRMTIGAPTIVVIPEYKNPKPEIAGEGVTLFTVHVRRTGPAEQDQKINSHSKLNCILACIQAAKAGADEGLMLDPAGFVATCNSTHFFIVRNGEVWTSTGDYCLGGVTRGQVLKAAREAGIPAHERRFSLTDVYGADEAFITGTFAGLVPVRSVDGRMIGTLHPDRPKLLPRLTQLYRERIRAFATPLS, translated from the coding sequence ATGGCGACAGGCACCCACGAATACGAAGACGATCCGCGCAACGCCGAGATCCTGATCTCGGTCAACGGCGAACTCTTGCCGCGAGACAAGGCGGTCGTCTCCGTCTTCGATTCCGGTTTCATCCTGGGCGACGGCGTCTGGGAAGGCCTGCGCGTCACCGACGGGGGCATCGCCTTCCTCGACGAGCATCTCGACCGCCTGTTTGAGGGCGCTGCGGCGCTCGACATGGATATCGGGCTCGATCGCGCCGGCCTCACCGCCCGGGTGATGGAATGCCTCGCCGCCAACGACATGCGCGACGGCGTGCATGTGCGCCTGATGATCACGCGCGGCGTGAAGCGCACCCCTTATCAGGATCCGCGCATGACGATCGGCGCACCCACGATCGTCGTCATTCCCGAATACAAAAACCCGAAGCCTGAAATCGCAGGCGAAGGCGTCACGCTTTTCACCGTTCATGTGCGGCGCACGGGGCCTGCCGAGCAGGACCAGAAGATCAATTCCCATTCCAAGCTCAACTGCATCCTTGCATGCATTCAAGCCGCCAAGGCCGGCGCGGATGAAGGGCTGATGCTCGACCCGGCAGGCTTTGTCGCCACCTGCAATTCCACGCATTTCTTCATCGTCCGCAACGGCGAGGTCTGGACCTCGACGGGCGATTACTGCCTCGGCGGAGTCACCCGCGGACAGGTGCTGAAAGCCGCCCGAGAGGCCGGCATCCCGGCACATGAAAGGCGCTTTTCGCTGACCGACGTCTATGGGGCCGACGAGGCCTTTATCACAGGCACGTTCGCCGGGCTGGTCCCGGTCCGCTCCGTCGACGGACGGATGATCGGCACGCTTCATCCCGACAGGCCGAAGCTCTTGCCGCGGCTGACGCAACTCTACCGCGAGCGCATCCGCGCCTTCGCCACACCCTTGTCTTGA
- a CDS encoding DUF1153 domain-containing protein yields MAEHVRPRVKYVIGPDGSPLTIADLPPPNTKRWVIRRKAEVVAAVRGGLLSLDEACSRYTLTVEEFLSWQMSIESHGLAGLRTTRIQQYRN; encoded by the coding sequence ATGGCCGAGCATGTCCGACCGAGAGTGAAATACGTTATCGGACCGGATGGAAGCCCGCTCACGATTGCTGATCTTCCACCCCCCAATACCAAGCGCTGGGTAATCCGCCGCAAGGCTGAGGTTGTTGCCGCCGTCCGCGGCGGCTTATTGAGCCTCGATGAAGCTTGCTCGCGCTATACGCTGACAGTCGAGGAGTTTCTCTCCTGGCAGATGTCGATCGAGTCTCACGGCCTTGCTGGGCTGCGCACGACCCGAATTCAGCAATACCGCAATTGA
- the mnmA gene encoding tRNA 2-thiouridine(34) synthase MnmA: MLDIDLELPGPRSKARVLVAMSGGVDSSVAAALVNAAGYETIGVTLQLYDHGAAIHRSGACCAGQDIHDAKRVAQALGIAHYVLDYESRFREAVIEPFAASYLSGETPVPCVACNQSVKFSDLLDTARQLGAAAMVTGHYVRTRSVGGRRALFRPVDADRDQSYFLYATTAEQLDFLRFPLGDFTKPEVRALAAEIGLSVAEKSDSQDICFVPQGRYSDVIEKLKPNAADEGDIVHIDGRVLGRHRGIMHYTVGQRRGLGISAAEPLFVVRLDAAAKRVIVGPREALATRRFRLRDLNWLGDGDPSAWTEGQEVYARVRSTRPPVKASVSVQAGEASVILEDSEMGVAPGQACVFYDRDASDARVLGGGVIAQETTSEQACAA; encoded by the coding sequence ATGCTGGACATCGATCTTGAGCTGCCAGGCCCGCGCAGCAAAGCCCGCGTCCTCGTCGCTATGTCCGGCGGGGTCGATTCCTCCGTTGCTGCCGCGCTCGTCAATGCGGCGGGCTACGAAACCATTGGCGTGACCCTGCAACTCTATGATCATGGGGCGGCGATCCATCGCTCCGGGGCCTGCTGTGCGGGGCAGGACATTCACGACGCCAAACGTGTCGCCCAGGCGCTCGGCATCGCTCATTATGTTCTCGATTATGAAAGCCGTTTCCGCGAGGCGGTGATCGAGCCTTTTGCGGCGAGCTATCTGTCGGGCGAGACGCCGGTGCCCTGCGTCGCCTGTAATCAGTCGGTGAAATTCTCCGATCTCCTCGACACAGCCCGCCAGCTTGGGGCCGCCGCCATGGTGACCGGCCATTATGTGCGCACCCGCTCCGTTGGAGGCCGGCGTGCGCTTTTCCGGCCTGTCGATGCGGACCGCGACCAGAGCTACTTCCTTTATGCGACGACGGCCGAGCAGCTCGACTTCCTGCGCTTCCCCCTCGGCGATTTCACCAAGCCGGAGGTGCGGGCGCTGGCGGCCGAGATCGGTTTGAGCGTCGCAGAGAAGAGCGACAGTCAGGATATCTGCTTCGTGCCACAGGGACGCTACAGCGACGTCATCGAAAAGCTGAAGCCCAACGCGGCCGACGAGGGCGATATCGTGCATATCGACGGGCGGGTGCTCGGTCGCCATCGGGGCATCATGCATTACACCGTCGGCCAGCGGCGCGGGCTCGGGATTTCGGCCGCCGAGCCGCTCTTCGTCGTGCGGTTGGATGCCGCGGCAAAGCGCGTGATTGTCGGTCCGCGCGAGGCTTTGGCGACCCGCCGCTTCCGGCTGCGCGATCTGAACTGGCTCGGGGATGGCGATCCCTCCGCCTGGACGGAAGGGCAGGAGGTCTATGCTCGCGTGCGCTCGACGCGTCCCCCGGTCAAAGCATCCGTTTCCGTGCAAGCCGGTGAAGCGTCTGTCATTCTCGAGGATAGCGAGATGGGCGTGGCGCCGGGGCAGGCGTGCGTCTTCTACGATCGAGATGCGTCCGATGCGCGTGTTCTGGGCGGTGGCGTGATCGCTCAGGAGACCACGAGCGAACAAGCCTGCGCCGCCTGA
- a CDS encoding DUF883 family protein — translation MAETNVPGGKSETERKADETKRKAEDVRHDLNAEFEILKADVAELSTRISDLLRTGAREGKDMLNERADYYRREGRRRADAAMSEAEALSDDLSQSISRNPFTAVLVALGLGFLVGAISRR, via the coding sequence ATGGCAGAGACGAATGTGCCCGGCGGCAAGAGCGAGACGGAACGCAAGGCCGATGAGACCAAGCGCAAGGCTGAAGACGTTCGCCACGACCTCAACGCCGAGTTCGAGATTCTGAAGGCGGATGTCGCCGAACTCAGCACCCGGATCTCAGACCTTTTGCGCACCGGCGCCCGCGAAGGAAAAGACATGTTGAACGAACGTGCCGATTATTACCGCCGCGAAGGCCGCAGGCGCGCCGACGCAGCCATGTCCGAAGCCGAGGCTCTGTCCGATGATCTGAGCCAGTCGATCAGTCGCAATCCCTTCACTGCCGTTCTCGTGGCGTTGGGGCTGGGCTTTCTCGTCGGCGCCATTTCCCGGCGCTAG
- a CDS encoding phage holin family protein has product MLRLLSSISFAYGAANLRRRIRVMARQAILMAVGAVILLYALGFGLVTLHIWLSSMWGSLVSAGVIGAVLFVIGLIVLLLALRPHREQARSVEQPLNQMSATAHDTYDRMQRSLRQSGSPLANPVVQAAGIALIIGVLLGRR; this is encoded by the coding sequence ATGCTCAGGCTGCTTTCTTCGATCAGCTTTGCCTACGGCGCCGCAAATCTGCGGCGCCGTATCCGCGTCATGGCGCGGCAGGCTATTCTCATGGCGGTCGGCGCCGTCATTCTGCTTTACGCGCTCGGTTTCGGGCTGGTGACGCTCCATATCTGGCTCTCCAGCATGTGGGGTTCGCTCGTGTCCGCCGGCGTGATCGGTGCCGTGCTTTTTGTCATCGGGCTTATCGTCCTGCTTCTGGCTCTGAGGCCTCACCGCGAGCAGGCGCGTTCTGTCGAACAGCCTCTCAACCAGATGAGCGCCACCGCGCACGATACCTATGACCGGATGCAGCGCTCGCTTCGCCAAAGCGGTTCGCCTCTTGCCAATCCGGTCGTGCAGGCGGCGGGCATCGCTCTCATCATCGGCGTCCTTCTCGGACGCCGGTAA
- a CDS encoding PilZ domain-containing protein has product MLHSKALPGSASDVPIAENPADARPEGSRFGRHTQLQREDDLPRETETRGAEMPNAVADKVTDLLDFRRRGAVRLQTAIDAHLVVSENSISRCIIRDLSTAGAQLEVEEGITPEREMILAVPQVNIAIVCELAWRRGKRMGVQFCRGRIPADKIAEMMKL; this is encoded by the coding sequence ATGCTTCACTCGAAGGCGCTGCCTGGCAGCGCGTCCGATGTGCCAATCGCAGAAAATCCAGCCGATGCCCGGCCGGAAGGATCCCGCTTTGGGCGGCACACCCAATTGCAGCGGGAGGACGATCTACCACGTGAGACGGAGACCCGTGGCGCGGAGATGCCCAATGCCGTTGCCGACAAGGTGACAGATCTTCTCGATTTTCGCCGTCGTGGCGCGGTGCGGCTGCAGACGGCGATCGACGCCCATCTGGTGGTTTCGGAAAACAGCATCTCACGCTGCATCATCCGTGACCTCTCCACCGCCGGCGCGCAGCTCGAGGTCGAGGAGGGCATCACGCCGGAGCGCGAGATGATCCTCGCCGTGCCTCAGGTGAATATCGCGATCGTTTGCGAGCTCGCGTGGCGGCGCGGCAAACGCATGGGCGTTCAGTTCTGCCGTGGGCGGATTCCAGCCGATAAGATCGCCGAGATGATGAAGCTCTGA
- a CDS encoding Dps family protein, with the protein MGLVAAKIEPSAKQDIVAGLTQSLAETAVEMTKAQNFHWNVTGMAFGPLHELFQKMYEDHFEAMDVLAERVKALDEHAEGRYSKYLERSAVEEHDGHATDREMVAALLADQETLSSTLSALCSVSEKHGDWATNDLATERVAAHDKFAWMLRAHLGENA; encoded by the coding sequence ATGGGTCTGGTGGCAGCAAAAATTGAACCGAGCGCGAAACAGGACATCGTCGCGGGTCTCACGCAGAGTCTCGCGGAGACGGCTGTGGAAATGACGAAGGCGCAGAATTTCCACTGGAACGTCACAGGCATGGCTTTCGGCCCGCTGCATGAGCTGTTCCAGAAAATGTACGAAGATCACTTCGAGGCGATGGACGTGCTCGCCGAGCGGGTCAAGGCGCTCGATGAGCACGCGGAAGGCCGCTATTCGAAGTATCTGGAACGCAGCGCTGTGGAAGAGCATGACGGCCATGCGACCGATCGCGAGATGGTTGCCGCGCTCCTGGCCGACCAGGAAACGCTGTCGTCCACGCTCTCGGCTCTGTGCAGCGTATCGGAAAAGCACGGCGATTGGGCAACCAATGATCTCGCCACCGAGCGGGTGGCTGCGCACGACAAGTTCGCATGGATGCTGCGGGCTCATCTCGGCGAAAACGCCTGA
- a CDS encoding DUF1289 domain-containing protein produces the protein MTSSIVRQMFQIARRIARRPSLTDRDRQSRMTKTWKNAPSPCIDVCKFKRKGRCIGCSMSREDKASFKRLDSKEDKKAFLTALVERLREQGGLPFWATAYRRKCEKQGVPCPLDKLTVDA, from the coding sequence TTGACGTCGTCGATCGTTCGACAAATGTTTCAGATTGCTCGCAGGATTGCGAGACGCCCCTCATTGACTGACCGAGACCGCCAGAGCCGCATGACCAAGACTTGGAAGAATGCACCCTCGCCGTGCATTGACGTGTGCAAATTCAAGCGCAAAGGCCGCTGCATCGGCTGCAGCATGTCGCGAGAGGACAAGGCCTCGTTCAAGCGGCTCGACAGCAAGGAAGACAAGAAGGCGTTCCTGACGGCCTTGGTGGAGAGACTGAGGGAACAGGGCGGCCTTCCCTTTTGGGCGACCGCCTACCGTCGAAAATGTGAAAAACAGGGCGTCCCCTGCCCGCTCGACAAGCTCACAGTCGACGCATGA
- a CDS encoding efflux RND transporter periplasmic adaptor subunit codes for MKQVIFVALIGAAALAGYAVFDTWFNGSRGSEEARAARGPAAIAVEVARAKAETIERSFDAVGSTRARRSVEIVPLASGRITELFFEAGQKIEAGAPLLTLDDDIEAADVKEAEAKLREAELALERARSLHQSNTVTAATVETLTAARVTAEAELERARRRFADRTVRAPFSGIAGLRRIDLGARADDQTVITTLDDLSSVEVEFALPETAFGEIETGMPIFARSAAFPDKTFSGKIIAIDSRIDPASRAFKVRASIPNEDFVLPAGMFMTLSVVLDRRTGVMVPEEAVMVEGDGAYLFVADGETARRRAVELGQRQRGAVEISKGLEDGEAVIVRGVQRLRDGSQIRIVEDAENGKAAADADGIG; via the coding sequence GTGAAGCAGGTCATTTTCGTCGCTTTGATCGGAGCGGCCGCGTTGGCGGGCTATGCCGTCTTCGACACGTGGTTCAATGGGAGCCGCGGCAGCGAGGAGGCGCGGGCCGCGCGCGGCCCTGCGGCGATTGCAGTCGAGGTGGCACGTGCCAAGGCTGAGACGATCGAGCGTAGCTTTGATGCGGTGGGCTCCACGCGTGCCCGCCGTTCCGTCGAGATCGTTCCCCTCGCGTCAGGACGGATCACCGAGCTTTTCTTCGAAGCCGGCCAGAAGATTGAGGCTGGCGCGCCGCTGTTGACGCTCGACGACGATATCGAGGCGGCGGACGTCAAAGAGGCGGAAGCGAAACTGCGTGAGGCCGAGCTCGCATTGGAGCGGGCTCGCTCTCTGCACCAGTCGAACACGGTCACGGCCGCCACCGTCGAAACGCTGACGGCGGCGCGGGTCACCGCGGAGGCCGAGCTGGAGCGGGCCCGCCGCCGGTTTGCGGATCGGACCGTGCGGGCTCCGTTCTCCGGCATTGCCGGATTGCGCCGGATCGACCTTGGTGCGCGTGCCGACGACCAGACGGTGATCACCACGCTCGATGATCTCTCGTCCGTCGAAGTGGAATTCGCCCTGCCGGAAACTGCGTTCGGCGAGATCGAGACCGGGATGCCGATCTTTGCGCGCAGCGCGGCTTTCCCCGACAAGACCTTCTCAGGGAAGATCATCGCTATCGATAGCCGCATCGATCCGGCTTCGCGCGCCTTCAAGGTCCGGGCGTCCATCCCCAATGAAGATTTCGTTCTGCCGGCCGGCATGTTCATGACGCTGTCTGTGGTTCTCGACCGGCGCACCGGGGTGATGGTGCCCGAAGAAGCGGTGATGGTGGAGGGGGACGGCGCCTATCTGTTCGTGGCGGATGGCGAGACGGCGCGGCGCCGCGCCGTCGAATTGGGCCAGCGGCAAAGAGGGGCGGTCGAAATCTCCAAGGGGCTTGAGGACGGTGAAGCCGTCATCGTGCGCGGCGTGCAACGCCTGCGCGACGGGTCACAAATCCGCATCGTCGAAGATGCGGAGAATGGCAAGGCGGCCGCGGACGCTGACGGCATCGGATGA